In Amycolatopsis sp. EV170708-02-1, the following are encoded in one genomic region:
- the eccD gene encoding type VII secretion integral membrane protein EccD has protein sequence MQTAGLVRVTITTPHRRIDMALPEHASVAEILPGLLARAGEGMADDGVAGGGWQLRRADGTAFDLDRTLGAHRVRDGEILHLTPRRAEWPEPEYDDLVDAIATGSGRTGKAWGPRHTRQAGLAVGAVAMSFGLLAVLRAGPAWTAPAAWALAVSALLLAAGVLLARALRDAGAGAVLAAVALPFAFAGGGLLLAGDDPIGALSAGHLLLASAALLLAAVVGHLGVTAAPALFAGAATVGLLGVLGGWLATFDDLAGYRSAAVIGGGVLVLSTTFAPLSLRLGRVPMPVLPRSTADLVRDDPQPPLELVHAAVARADALLTGMLGGAAIVAMYCQLQLIRSDSEAAVVLVALLAAGFLVRARLYPILRQRTPILVAGIFGAGCLLAGPLMADRSLLLVLAGPLSLAVAAGVIASGVVLSTRAANPYLGRIAEYFEILVTIAVVPVACSVLGLYGYVRGLGG, from the coding sequence ATGCAGACTGCCGGCCTGGTCAGGGTCACCATCACCACTCCGCACCGGCGCATCGACATGGCGCTGCCGGAACACGCGTCCGTCGCCGAAATCCTCCCCGGACTGCTCGCGCGGGCGGGCGAAGGAATGGCGGACGACGGGGTCGCCGGCGGCGGCTGGCAGTTGCGCCGCGCCGACGGGACGGCCTTCGATCTGGACCGGACGCTGGGCGCGCATCGCGTCCGGGACGGGGAGATCCTCCATCTGACGCCGCGCCGCGCCGAATGGCCGGAGCCCGAGTACGACGACCTCGTGGACGCGATCGCCACCGGTTCCGGCCGTACCGGCAAGGCCTGGGGGCCGCGGCACACGCGGCAGGCCGGGCTGGCCGTCGGCGCGGTGGCGATGTCCTTCGGCCTGCTAGCGGTGCTGCGCGCCGGCCCGGCGTGGACGGCGCCGGCGGCCTGGGCGCTGGCCGTCTCGGCGTTGCTGCTGGCGGCGGGTGTCCTGCTCGCACGGGCGCTGCGCGACGCCGGGGCCGGGGCGGTGCTCGCCGCCGTCGCGCTCCCGTTCGCCTTCGCCGGCGGCGGTCTGCTGCTGGCGGGCGACGATCCGATCGGCGCGCTGTCCGCCGGTCACCTGCTGCTGGCGAGCGCGGCGCTGCTGCTCGCGGCGGTCGTCGGTCATCTGGGGGTGACCGCCGCGCCCGCCCTGTTCGCGGGGGCCGCCACCGTCGGCCTCCTGGGGGTGCTCGGCGGCTGGCTGGCCACCTTCGACGATCTGGCGGGCTACCGGTCGGCGGCGGTGATCGGCGGCGGGGTGCTCGTGCTCTCGACCACGTTCGCGCCGCTCTCGCTGCGGCTCGGCCGGGTGCCGATGCCGGTGCTGCCGCGGTCGACCGCGGATCTGGTCCGCGACGATCCCCAGCCACCGCTCGAACTCGTGCACGCCGCCGTCGCCAGAGCGGACGCGCTGCTCACCGGGATGCTGGGCGGGGCGGCGATCGTCGCCATGTACTGCCAGCTGCAACTGATCCGCAGCGACAGCGAAGCCGCGGTCGTCCTCGTCGCCCTGCTCGCGGCCGGATTCCTGGTGCGGGCACGGCTGTACCCGATCCTGCGGCAACGGACGCCGATCCTGGTGGCCGGGATCTTCGGCGCCGGATGCCTGCTGGCAGGCCCGCTCATGGCGGACCGCTCGCTGCTGCTCGTCCTGGCCGGGCCGTTGTCGCTGGCGGTGGCGGCGGGCGTGATCGCCTCCGGCGTCGTGCTGAGCACCCGCGCCGCCAACCCGTATCTCGGCAGGATCGCCGAGTACTTCGAGATCCTGGTGACGATCGCCGTCGTCCCGGTGGCGTGCTCGGTGCTCGGCCTGTACGGCTACGTGCGCGGACTGGGGGGCTGA
- a CDS encoding protein kinase domain-containing protein, which produces MSIETGLLAQGPIATVYAGKDPATGNDFAIKMFPGTFDRETSAWLERERKALAAVRSTRSVLQIDDVLTLPDGRSGVRRELCAGSLAGVLDSGARLGVPDVLALGAAIASALAAAHGADVLHGGVNPHNVLYRASGEFVLADFGVALRRRFPRDPMYAVEYTAPETLRDDTLSPASDLYGLGAVLYVALTGTPPFPRHTGQQPGERILQVLREPVAPIQVPGVPGELSATILRLLAKEPADRPQDVASLARLFTKLSRPGGEVVTGDSSDLPSEEDVEVEFDDFADINRPAAPVHAAPAPVQVVQAPPRGGRTLIREFSGPLKTERGLPWKPFALAGAGVLAAGLAVLPLVLGPAEIGGQAVPVAAAIPPPAPASAPAPDVKLALAPPKDQSDHVQLTWTAEGELDFVVIMAGERIETKQLVAHRQRSLDVPVDPARRYCFQLRATDGRHIYTTEPVAIRGARCNP; this is translated from the coding sequence ATGAGCATCGAGACAGGGCTGCTCGCCCAGGGCCCCATCGCGACCGTGTACGCGGGCAAGGATCCCGCCACGGGCAACGACTTCGCGATCAAGATGTTCCCCGGCACCTTCGACCGCGAGACCTCCGCATGGCTCGAACGGGAGCGCAAGGCGCTGGCCGCCGTGCGCTCGACGCGCTCGGTCCTGCAGATCGACGACGTCCTGACGCTTCCCGACGGCCGATCCGGTGTCCGCCGCGAACTGTGCGCGGGTTCACTGGCCGGTGTGCTGGATTCCGGCGCCCGGCTGGGTGTTCCGGACGTGCTCGCCCTCGGCGCCGCGATCGCGTCGGCGCTCGCCGCTGCGCACGGCGCGGACGTCCTGCACGGCGGTGTGAACCCGCACAACGTGTTGTACCGGGCGTCCGGCGAGTTCGTGCTCGCCGACTTCGGCGTGGCCCTGCGGCGGCGATTCCCGCGCGACCCGATGTACGCGGTCGAGTACACCGCCCCGGAAACCCTGCGCGACGACACGCTTTCCCCCGCGTCCGACCTTTATGGACTCGGCGCGGTGCTCTACGTCGCGTTGACCGGAACGCCGCCGTTTCCGCGCCACACCGGGCAGCAGCCGGGCGAGCGGATCCTCCAGGTGCTGCGGGAACCGGTCGCGCCGATCCAGGTTCCGGGTGTCCCGGGTGAACTCTCCGCCACGATCCTGCGGTTGCTGGCCAAGGAACCGGCCGACCGGCCGCAGGACGTCGCGTCGCTGGCACGGCTGTTCACGAAGCTGAGCCGTCCCGGCGGCGAGGTCGTCACCGGTGATTCCTCAGACCTGCCAAGCGAAGAAGACGTCGAAGTCGAATTCGACGACTTCGCCGACATCAACCGGCCCGCCGCCCCGGTCCACGCCGCCCCGGCGCCGGTCCAGGTGGTGCAGGCGCCGCCGCGGGGCGGCCGCACCCTCATCCGCGAGTTCAGCGGTCCGCTCAAAACCGAACGCGGGCTTCCCTGGAAGCCCTTCGCGCTGGCGGGCGCCGGGGTGCTCGCCGCCGGGCTGGCCGTGCTGCCGCTGGTACTCGGCCCGGCGGAGATCGGCGGGCAGGCCGTCCCGGTGGCGGCCGCGATCCCGCCGCCCGCACCGGCTTCCGCGCCGGCGCCGGACGTCAAGCTGGCCCTCGCGCCGCCGAAGGACCAGAGCGATCACGTGCAGCTGACCTGGACCGCGGAAGGCGAACTGGACTTCGTCGTGATCATGGCGGGCGAGCGGATCGAAACGAAACAGCTCGTCGCGCACCGTCAGCGCAGCCTGGACGTCCCCGTCGACCCGGCGCGCCGATACTGCTTCCAGCTCAGGGCGACCGACGGACGGCACATCTACACCACCGAGCCGGTCGCGATCCGCGGCGCCCGCTGCAACCCGTGA